TGCCCTTATTGATTGCCTTGGCAATACGTTATGTTTATTTGATTTACGTTATTGGGAAGGAATGACATCCCTCCCCAGCCCTCTACTTCGACAGCGCTAAGTACATTGCCTTCAAAGGGAGGGAGTTTGATTGCGTTTGCAAGAAACCTTTTTTTAAAGAATCAACCCAGAGGTTACTAGGGAAAAATATCAAATGAAAAAGGTCAAATGTCCAATTAAAAAATATACCTCTCCATCCTTCTAATTCGAAAGGCTCAACACAGCGCCTTCAAAGGGAAGGCTTGATTTGGGTTAGAAAAATTTCTCAAAAAAGATTCAACCACTTCGGCATTAAACGTAAAATTTAGAAAATGACGGGTGAAGATTTACTAGTATACAGTGAATATAATATGTATATGATACGCTTTATACATACTATATATATACTATAAACATACTATAGACATACTATAAAGATACTATAATCATACTATAAAGATACTATAATCATACTATAAATAAATTTTAAATATAATTAGAGATATACGAATGAGTGAAAAGCGAAAAGCGAAAAGCGAATGGAAAGTAAAAAGGAAGTACAAGGGAAGAAATTATATATGTTTATCATAATTATATTTTTATCCACAGATGTACAGAGCTCAAGGAGTAACCCCATGGCCCCCTTAAAGGGGGAAGTAAGCACGAAGTATGAGTATGACCCATTCAAAACCCATAACTTATAACGCATAACTGAAACCTGGAACTTGAAATGAAACCTGCAACTCATAACCATCACTGTCCCCTAAAGAATATGATAGTGCTCAGGGTTTTTATAATGATGGTAACATCCAGAAAAAGACTCCGGTGCTTGATGTAGTATAGGTCGTATTGCAGTTTTTCAAGCGAATCCTCTTCGGTAGAGCCGTATTTGGCATTTACCTGTGCCCAGCCTGTTACGCCGGGTTTCACAAGGTGCCTTACTTCGTAAAAAGGTATTTTTTCTATTAGTCCTTCCACAAACTCGGGACGTTCTGGCCGGGGGCCAATAACGCTCATTTCACCCTTAATAACATTAATGAATTGGGGGATTTCATCAAAACGTGATTTTCTTAAAAACCTACCAAACTTTGTAACCCTTGTATCTTTTACCAAGGCGAACTGCGCGCCATCCTTTTCGGCATTTTTAACCATACTGCGCAATTTGTATATTTTGAAGTGATTGCCGTTCTTCCCCACTCTAGTCTGGCTGTAGAACAAGGGCCCGCGATTTGCAAGTAAATTTCCTATCAATAAAAAAGGAAGCAAAATGATGCCGAAGGTTAGGCCCAAAACCGAAAAAAACAAATCCAAGATTCTATTGAAGAAAAGGTAAAGTTTGTTTTGGTTGCTACGGCTAAAAGGGAAGTAACGATAGAAATCCTTCTCCACGTGCTGTACCGGAATACGATGTGTCAACTCTTCGTAAACCTGGGTATATTCGCGAATGGGGATTCCGTTTTCCAATAACTTTATCAAATGGTTGTTCAATTCCACAGTCATTCCTTCTGAAAGCGGTGTACCCACGACTATCTCAGAAATAGTCATTTCTTGCGTCAATAAAGAAATATCGGCAATAGTGATGGAGTCAATTTCAAGAGCGTTAATGATGGTGCCGTCATTGGGGCCAGTATTAAAATAACCGATAACACGATAATTAGGGTCGGATTTTTGGAGGGAGGCTACTATGGTTTCCACGTCGCTTGCGTGGGCAATCAAAAGTACCCTTTTGTAAAAACGGGGCGCAGAAATAAGGATGATGTAGGCATAACGCCACGCCAACATTGCAATATTTATAGCCAAAAAGAAATAGACTATCTGCAAACGGTTGGAAGGCAACATAGGGGTATAAAATGGTGTAAGCAGGTAAAAAAGAACTGTTACCGAAGAGGTTATAATCACATTTTTTACCACCACATCAAACTTACTCGCTTTCTGAAGATTATAAAGCTCAAAAATTGTTGCGAAAACGCTTAGATAAATTGCCAACACAATGGACCATACCCAATGTTGGGAGTTTATTTTGAAGTAATCAAAATTGAAGACAATACCAACGAAATACAACAATGACAGCACACTAACAATATCCAAAATTCGCAGCAAAATTTTGCGTTCTGAGATGTCGAAATGTATGCTGTTTTTTTTTGACATAAGTAATCGTTTCCAGTTTCGTTATGGACTTCTTTTAACCACAAAGGACACAATGTTTTCACAAAGGACACAAAGACCTACTCCGTGAACTTGGTGTCTGCGCTGTTTTATTTGCGGTTATCGCCAACACTCCAAATTTACTGAAATTTCATTCCCCTAAAAGATTTATCCATTTATGTTTTACTTTCCCCCAATCAAGGTTTTCCATTTTTGCTCGGGCATTTTTTGTGATATTTTGAACTCTTAAAGGGTCGGTACATAATTCTTCAATGGCTTGCACAAAAGATTCCGGGGAGTTTGCAGGTACCAAGATACCATCAGTACCATTTTCAATCAAACAAGGCATACCGCCTACATTTGTTGAGATTACCGGCAACCCGAGTGCCATGGCTTCCATAACACTTACTGGCATATTGTCGAAATTGGTGGTGCTAATAAAGATGTCAAAATCTTTGGAAAGCGCCATCCATTCCTCTTTTCGCATCATACCTGTGAAATTTATGGGGAGTTTAAGTTCTTCGGCAATCTTTTTACAGCGTTGCATGGAACCGTCTTTGTCAGGCCCCACCATACAGAGGGAAGCATCAATCCCTTTCTTTTTAAGGATTTCAACTATTTCCAAAGCCAATAAGGGGTTGTATATTTCCGAAAAGGAACGCACCCACAGTAGCTTTGGGGTTAGGGATGTTCTAATTTGAAATGGATAATTTTCAATTTTGAGGGTATTTGGTATGTATGTTATATTTTGAAAGCCGGCATTTTGAAATTGGCCCATCATAAACTTTGAGGGGGCTATATTCATCAAAGCCTTACCAAAAAGCGCTTTGCTGA
The Aequorivita iocasae genome window above contains:
- a CDS encoding sugar transferase, which gives rise to MSKKNSIHFDISERKILLRILDIVSVLSLLYFVGIVFNFDYFKINSQHWVWSIVLAIYLSVFATIFELYNLQKASKFDVVVKNVIITSSVTVLFYLLTPFYTPMLPSNRLQIVYFFLAINIAMLAWRYAYIILISAPRFYKRVLLIAHASDVETIVASLQKSDPNYRVIGYFNTGPNDGTIINALEIDSITIADISLLTQEMTISEIVVGTPLSEGMTVELNNHLIKLLENGIPIREYTQVYEELTHRIPVQHVEKDFYRYFPFSRSNQNKLYLFFNRILDLFFSVLGLTFGIILLPFLLIGNLLANRGPLFYSQTRVGKNGNHFKIYKLRSMVKNAEKDGAQFALVKDTRVTKFGRFLRKSRFDEIPQFINVIKGEMSVIGPRPERPEFVEGLIEKIPFYEVRHLVKPGVTGWAQVNAKYGSTEEDSLEKLQYDLYYIKHRSLFLDVTIIIKTLSTIIFFRGQ
- a CDS encoding glycosyltransferase family 4 protein, whose product is MHPRKNLLYIGNKLAVHGKNPTAIDELPIKLEAEGYAVITASSKQNKTFRLLDMAFATVQNRNRVNLVLIDTYSTQNFYYAVIVAALCRFFKLPYMPILHGGNLPSRLKKSKRLSKALFGKALMNIAPSKFMMGQFQNAGFQNITYIPNTLKIENYPFQIRTSLTPKLLWVRSFSEIYNPLLALEIVEILKKKGIDASLCMVGPDKDGSMQRCKKIAEELKLPINFTGMMRKEEWMALSKDFDIFISTTNFDNMPVSVMEAMALGLPVISTNVGGMPCLIENGTDGILVPANSPESFVQAIEELCTDPLRVQNITKNARAKMENLDWGKVKHKWINLLGE